The genomic DNA GTTTCTCGACATGTCGAACCGGCAGGCGGCGAGACCGTGCTCGGCGAGTTGCTCGGTGAGCCACGGAAAGAATCCCCACTCCCGGAATCCCTTGAAGCCATGGATGATGACGGCGACGCCTCGTGCAGGATGAGGGATCCTGAGCGTGCACCGAATCGGCAGCCCTTCCATCGATTCGAGACTGAAGTCGTGAATGGAATCGTCGCCCCTCACTCGTTCAGTATCACACGTTGAAGCGGAACAGAATGACGTCGCCGTCATTGACGATGTAATCCTTGCCTTCACTGCGCATCCGTCCTTTTGCCTTCGCTCCCTGTTCGCCGCCTTCCTGGATGTAATCAGCGAACGAGATCGTCTCGGCTCGAATGAAGCCTCGCTCGAAGTCGCTGTGGATGCGGCCCGCAGCCTGTGGAGCCCGGGTGCCTTTCCGGATCGTCCACGCTCTCGCTTCCTTCGGACCGGCCGTGAAAAACGTCTGGAGCGAGAGGATCTCGTAGGCGGCGCGGATGAGCGCATTCAGCCCCGGCTCCTCGAGGCCGAGATCATTGAGGAACTCGCGTCGTTCTTCAGGCTCGAGCTGGGCAATCTGGGATTCGATCTCACCCGAGATGACGACGAGACCGCCTCCCTTTTCGTCCGCGATCCGTCGCACCGTCGCCAGGTGCTCGCTCTCCTCATCGAGGTCCTTTTCGGCGACGTTCGCCACGAAAAGTACCGGCTTGATCGTGAGAAGGTTCGATTCGCGAAGGATCCTCCGTTCCTCGTCCGTCCAGTCGATCGCGCGGATCGGCGTCCCCTCCGAGGCCGCATCGACCGCTCGCTGGAGAACGGCTGCTTCGTTCGCGGCGTCCTTGTTGCCGACGCGAGCCATCTTCGCGACCCGATCGTGACGCTTCTGGAGCGAGTCCAGATCGGCCAGCAGCAGCTCGGTCTCGATGATCTCGATGTCACGAGCCGGATCGACCGAGCCTTCGACATGAACGACGTTCGGGTCGTCGAAACACCGAACGACGTGGAGAATCGCATCCGTCTCACGAATATTGGCGAGGAACTGGTTCCCGAGACCCTCTCCTTTGCTGGCGCCCTGAACCAGTCCGGCGATGTCGACGATTCGGACGTCGGCCGGCACGATCTCCTTGCTCTTCGCGAGCTCGGCGATCCTGTCGAGGCGTGAGTCTGGGACGACGACGATGCCGACATTGGGGTCGATAGTGCAGAAAGGGTAATTCGCGCTTTCCGCTCCACCAGCGCAAAGGGCGTTGAAAATGGTGGACTTTCCGACGTTCGGTAGTCCGACGATTCCGGCAGCGAGACTGCTCATGACTCTCCTGTAGCGAGTTGTGACCGATCAGTCGCGTTGCTCATTTCGAGTTCATGTAGACTTTTCGGCATTCCGGGCGTTCTGCCCGAGAGGAGCGCAGAGACCTCATGCGCTATCCGAAACAGGAGGAACCATGAAACTGAACAGGAATTTCACCGCGATCGTCTTTGCCGCGGCAATATTCGCGGCAGTCGGCTGCGTCGAGGAGAGCACGGCTCCGGAAGCCACGGTCGGAGAACCGGTCGCAGCCGATCGATCGGCGACCACCGAAACGGTCGAAGCCATCAGGGACAAGAGCAGCGTGAGTTTCGTCGGACGCAAAGTGACGGGTCAGCACGATGGCGGATTCCGTAACTTCGACGCCAGCCTCGGCTACGTCGACGGCGAACCGGCGAACATCGACGTCGAGATCGACATGACGTCGGTCTGGACGGACAACGACCGCCTGACGAATCACCTCAAGTCCGGCGACTTCTTCCTCGTCGAGCAGTATCCGACCGCGACGTTCGAGTCGACCTCGATCGAACAGACCGCCGACGGTAATTACGAGATCACCGGAAATCTGGAGATGCGAGGCCAGGAGAACAGCGTGACGTTTCCGGCGACGGTCAATCTGACCGATGAAGAGATCCACGCGGTCTCCGAGTTCACGATCAACCGCCAGCAGTGGGGAGTTTCCTACCCGGGAATGCCGGATGATCTCATTCAGGACGAGGTCGAGATGAAACTCGATCTGACGTTTCCGATACCGGCGTCCGTCGTCCCGGCGATGGAGGAAGGGGAGTCGGTGATGCCGGCTCCGGATACCGACACTGCCGCGACCGAGTAGGTCAGTTCGGTTTTTTTGCTCTCGAGGGTCCGGCGGCGATGCGTCACCGGGCCCTCCTGGTTTTTGGCCCCTTCCGGAATCCCTTGCGCGCTCGTTCCGACCGAGGTAACCTTGCCGGCGTTCAGAGATTGGCGATCGGGTCGACCGAGACATGCTCGCCAAGGTTACGAGTGCTGCTACATTCGGTATTGACGCAGTAAAGATTACGGTCGAGGTCGACGCAGGCCGGGAGAAGGAGCTGCCCAGCTTTGCGCTCGTCGGCCTCCCCGACGCCGCGGTGAGGGAATCCTACTCCCGAGTCCGCTCCGCCCTCTACAACAGCGGTTTTGAGTTTCCGAGCCGCAATCTGACGATCAACCTCTCGCCGGCCGACGTCCGGAAGGAGGGAT from Acidobacteriota bacterium includes the following:
- the ychF gene encoding redox-regulated ATPase YchF codes for the protein MSSLAAGIVGLPNVGKSTIFNALCAGGAESANYPFCTIDPNVGIVVVPDSRLDRIAELAKSKEIVPADVRIVDIAGLVQGASKGEGLGNQFLANIRETDAILHVVRCFDDPNVVHVEGSVDPARDIEIIETELLLADLDSLQKRHDRVAKMARVGNKDAANEAAVLQRAVDAASEGTPIRAIDWTDEERRILRESNLLTIKPVLFVANVAEKDLDEESEHLATVRRIADEKGGGLVVISGEIESQIAQLEPEERREFLNDLGLEEPGLNALIRAAYEILSLQTFFTAGPKEARAWTIRKGTRAPQAAGRIHSDFERGFIRAETISFADYIQEGGEQGAKAKGRMRSEGKDYIVNDGDVILFRFNV
- a CDS encoding YceI family protein; the protein is MKLNRNFTAIVFAAAIFAAVGCVEESTAPEATVGEPVAADRSATTETVEAIRDKSSVSFVGRKVTGQHDGGFRNFDASLGYVDGEPANIDVEIDMTSVWTDNDRLTNHLKSGDFFLVEQYPTATFESTSIEQTADGNYEITGNLEMRGQENSVTFPATVNLTDEEIHAVSEFTINRQQWGVSYPGMPDDLIQDEVEMKLDLTFPIPASVVPAMEEGESVMPAPDTDTAATE